The Actinocorallia herbida DNA window GCGTTCCCAGGATTCTTGGAGTCCCGGATCGCGATGGCGGAGCCGCGTTCCACCAGCTCGACACAAGCCCCAGAGCCGTCGCTGCGGCTGCTCTTGCGCCAAGCCGGGGTCGGGTCGGGTGTGCTCACTTGCCCTCCGAGATCAAATGGATCAGCCGCGCGGACTCTCGCGCGGACAGAGCGGTCGCCCTGATCCGGTTGAAGAGTACGGCGAGAAGACCTACTTCGCGGAAGTCGGAGACGATCTGGCCGTGACCTCCGGCCGCGTCCAGGTAGGCGACGTCAGGCTCATCCTCGAAGGAGAGGAGGTGGAACCCCGCAGCGGTGAAAGCGGGCTCTTCCCTGGGCACGATCTGGATGGATATCTTTGGATTCTCCAGGCGGTCGAGCAGGTGTTTGCACTGCTGTTCCTTGAGTGCCTTGGGCAGATCCCTCAGTACCGCCTCGCGCATGACCAGCGTGAACCAGGGTGCGTCCGGCCTGTCGAGCAGCCGCTGACGTTCCATGCGGATGGCGACCAATTCGTCGGTCTGCTCAGGCCGCTCGGCGGACTGGTGCATGAGGCGTGCCAAGTCCTCCGTCTGCATGAGCCCCGTGATCACAACGGGCTCGAACACGCTGATCCTGTTGGCGGACTGCTCCGCGTCGATGATCGGGCGATAGCCCCGGGGGATCAGGCCCTGTTTGCGGGCGTCGTCGAAGCGGTTCCACAGGCGGCGGAAGCTGCCGCCGGTCGCGAAGTAGGTGTCGAGGTCGTCGGCCAGGGCCGAAGACGCGGAGCTCTTCAGGGTCTCGACCTTGTCGAGCCACTGGCGGGTGCAGCCGAGGACCTCGGCGAGCTTGGCGCGGGACATGTCGGCGGCCTCTCTGCGCGCCGTCAGCTCGTCTGCGAAGGCTCTTTGCAGGCCCGATGTCTCGCTGCCTCCTACGGCCGTCATCCTCGGCTCCTTCGGTCGGTTGCGGCTGGTTGCCTGCTGGTTGCCTGCCGGTTGCGTGGTCGGCGTCGGCGGGTTGCGGGTTGCGTGCGTCGGGGGTGCGTGCGGCGCTCGCGCGGTTGCGTCACAGGGGGTGCTTGTTGCGTAGCCGACGGTAACCCCGGCATGCCAGGCTCGTCAGCGAAACGCCGGAGACCTGAGAAAGGGACGTGCATGAGCGATTCGCTGGACCTCGCGAAGCTGCGGGGCGAGTACCCCGCGTGGATGATCCGGCCGACCGCCCAGGGGGCGTCGTTCATGGCGACGCGCGCCGACCGGTACGACCTCAGCTCGCAGGAGCTGGGCGCCGGTCTGGCCATGACGCTCATCGAGGACGACGTCGAGGGGCTGGCCGAGGCGCTGGCGGGGCAGGCGCGGATCGAGAGTGCGCGATGAGCCTTCGCATCCTCGACTTCCTGGAGGCGGTCGTGGCGACGCCGTTCGGGCTCGCCGGGGCGGTCGCGCTGGCGGCGGTGGCCGGGCTGTTCTCCGTCATGTTGGGGGCCGTGGTCTATGAGGACCTTCAGCCGAAGGGGCGGCATCATCGGGCGCGGCGTTCTCGTCGCGATGGGAGTGTCCCGATCGCGATATCGGGTGTCTCATAAGCTTGATTGCGACAACTCGGTCATTTCTCCTAGGGTTCAGCCAAGGCAAGGCTTACCTAACTCGGGGCCTGCCGGGACGACGGTGCACCGCTCTGCGGAAGAGTCCCGCGACACGCGAGGGCCGGCACCCAGTGGACTGATAAGTGGAGTACGGATGAAGCGCCCCCTCGGCCGAGTCCTCGTGACGGCCGCCCTTCTGGCCGGTGTCGCGGGTTGCGGCGGATCCTCGGACACCAAGGACGACAACGCGAGCGCCGCCCCCGCGGCCGCCTCCTACCCGATCACGATCGAGCACGCGCTCGGCACGACGACGATCACCGAGAAGCCCGAGCGCGTCGCGACCGTCAACTGGGCCAACCACGAGGTGCCGCTGGCCCTCGGCGTCGTCCCGGTCGGCATGGCCGCCGCGAACTTCGGCGACGACGACAAGGACGGCCTCCTGCCCTGGGTCAAGGAGCGCCTCGACGAGCTCAAGGCCGAGACCCCCGTGCTGTTCGACGAGACCGACGGCATCGACTTCGAGGCCGTCGCCGACACGAACCCCGACGTGATCCTCGCCGCCTACTCGGGCCTCACCCAGCAGGACTACGACACCCTCAGCGACATCGCCCCCGTCGTCGCCTACCCCGAGATCGCCTGGGGCACCGCGTGGCGCGACAGCATCAAGCTGAACAGCAAGGCGATGGGCATGGAGGCCGAGGGCGACAAGCTCATCACCTCGATCGAGGGCGAGATCACCGAGGTCGTGGGCAAGTACCCGCAGCTCAAGGACAAGTCGATCATGTTCATGACGCATGTCGACCCGGGTGACGTCAGCGAGATCGGCTTCTACACCAGGGCCGACACCCGCACCCTCTTCTTCGAGGACCTCGGCCTGAAGGTCGCCGACAGCATCGTCGAGGCGTCGAAGGACGGCCAGTTCGCCGGAACCATCAGCGCCGAGCAGATCGACGTGTTCGACGACGTCGACATCATCACCGGCTACGACTCCGCCGAGGGCGGCCTCCTGGACATCTTCCAGAAGGACGCGCTCCTGTCGAAGATCCCGGCCATCGAGCGCGGCTCGGCCTACCTGCTCCCCAGCACCGAGCCCCTCGGCACCGCCGCCAACCCGACTCCCCTCTCCATCTCGTGGGTCCTTGAGGACTACGTCAAGGCCCTCGCCGGCGCCGCCGACAAGGTCAAATGACCGCGGTGGACGCATCGCGCGCGCCGGACACCGCCATCGTGCGGCGTCCGGCGCGCGTGCGCGTGCTCTGGCTGGTGGTCGGGCTCGTGGTGCTGGGCGCGGTCATGTTCGCGTCGGTCGCCTTCGGGTCGCGGGTCGTCGGGTGGGACGACGTGTGGGCGGGGCTCGGCGGGGCCACCGGGACGCTGGAGGAGGCCTCGGTCGCCAAACGGGTGCCGCGGACGCTCCTCGCGGTCCTGATCGGGGCGGCGCTCGCGCTCGCGGGAGCGGTCATGCAGGGCGTGACGCGCAACCCGCTGGCCGACCCGGGCATCCTCGGCGTGAACATGGGGGCTTCCCTCACCGTCGTCGTCGCCGTCGCGTTCTTCGGGCTCGGCTCGCCGACCGGGTACATCTGGGTCGCGATGGCCGGGGCCGGGGCGTCGGCGGTGTTCGTCTACGTCGTCGGGTCGCTCGGCCGGGGCGGCGCGACTCCGCTCAAGCTCGCGCTCGCCGGGACGGCCACCTCGGCCGCCTTCGCCTGCCTCGTCAGCGCCGTCGTGCTGCCCCGCAACGACATCGCCGAGAGCTTCCGGCTCTGGCAGATCGGCGGCGTCGGCGGTGGATCCTACGAGCGGATCGGGCAGGTGCTGCCGTTCCTGATCGCCGGATTCCTGATCTGCCTGCTGTCCGCGCGCGGCCTGAACTCCCTGGCCCTCGGCGACGAACTCGCCGCGGGACTCGGCGAACGCGTCGCCGTCATCCGGGGCTGCGCCGCGCTCGGCGCGGTCGTGCTGTGCGGGTCCGCGACGGCCGTCGCAGGGCCGATCGCGTTCGTCGGGCTCGTCGTCCCGCACGCCTGCCGGCTCCTCGTCGGAGTCGACCACCGGTGGCTGCTGCCGTTCTCCGCGATCACCGGCGCCGCCCTGCTCACCGCCGCCGACGTCGTCGGCCGCGTCGTGGCCCGGCCGCAGGACATCGAGGTCGGCATCATCACCGCGCTGATCGGCGCGCCGTTCTTCATCCACATCGTCCGCCGTCAGAAGGTGCGTGAGCTGTGAGCGCCCCAGCCCTGGCAGCGCCGCCCGCCGTCGTCAAGGCCGTCGCCGAAGGCCGCCGCAGGCGCGCGGCGCGGCGGCGGGCCGTCATCGGCCTGCTCGCCGCCCTCGTCGCCCTCGGGTTCGCGGTGACGCTGATGGTCGGCCGGACGTTCTACCCGCCCGGAGACGTATGGCGGGTCGTCCTCGGCGAACAGGTGCCGGGCGCGACCTTCACCGTCGGACGTCTCCGGCTGCCGCGCGGCGTCCTGGCCGTCGTCGCCGGGTTCAGCTTCGGCATCGCGGGCGTGACCTTCCAGACGATGCTCCGCAACCCGCTCGCCAGCCCCGACATCATCGGCATCAGCTCCGGCGCGAGCGCGGCGGCGGCCATCGCGATCGTGTCGTGGTCGCTGGGCGGCGCCCAGGTGTCGGTCATCGCGATCGTCTCCGCCCTCGTCGTCGCGCTGCTCGTGTACACGCTGGCGTTCCGCGACGGGGTCGTCGGCACCCGCCTGATCCTCATCGGCATCGGCATCTCCGCGATGCTCGACAGCGTCACCTCCTACGTGCTGTCCGAGGCCGCCGAATGGGACCTCGCCGAGGCGACCCGCTGGCTGACCGGCAGCCTCAACGGAGTCGGCTGGGAGCAGACCGTCCCCGCCTTGGTCGTGCTCCTCGCCCTGGCGCCGGTCCTGCTGGCGAAGGCGCGCGACCTGAACTCGCTGCAGCTCGGCGACGACACCGCCTCGGCCCTCGGCGTTCGGGTCGAACGCGCCCGGATCGTCCTGATCGTCGCTGCCGTCTGCCTCATCGCGTTCGCCACCGCGGCGTCCGGCCCCATCGCCTTCGTCGCCTTCCTTTCCGGGCCCATCGCGGCCCGTCTCGTCGGCGCGGGCGGCTCGCTGCTGGTGCCCGCAGGGCTCGTCGGCGCCCTACTCGTGCTCTCCGCCGACTTCATCGGCCAGTACGCCTTCGACGTCCGCTACCCCGTCGGCGTCGTCACCGGCGTCCTCGGCGCCCCCTACCTCGTCTACCTGATCGTCCGTTCGCATCGGGCGGGAGGCTCGCTATGACCACATCCCACACCCTCGCCGCCGAGAACCTCGCGCTCGGCTACGGCGACCGCCTCGTCGTGGAGTCCCTCGACCTCGCGATCCCGCCCGGCCGGATCACCGTCATCGTGGGCGCGAACGCCTGCGGGAAGTCGACGCTCCTGCGCTCGCTGTCCCGGCTGCTCCCGCCCCGTGAAGGCCGCGTCGTCCTGGACGGCAAGGAGGTGCACCGGATGAACGCCAAGGAACTGGCCCGTACGCTCGGGCTCCTTCCGCAGTCGCCGGTGGCCCCGGAGGGCATCACCGTGCTCGACCTCGTAGGACGCGGCCGCCACCCCCATCAAGGGATCTTCTCCCGGTGGAACGACAAGGACGATGTCGCCGTGGCCGCCGCCTTGGAGGCCACCCAGACGACCGACCTTGCCGACCGGGCCGTCGACGAGCTCTCCGGCGGGCAGCGCCAGCGCGTCTGGATCGCCATGGCCCTCGCCCAGCAGACCGACCTCCTGCTCCTGGACGAGCCGACGACCTTCCTCGACGCGAGCCACCAGGTCGAGGTCCTCGACCTGCTGACCGACCTCAACCGCGACCGCGGCACCACGATCGTCATGGTCCTGCACGACCTCAACCTCGCCGCCCGCTACGCCGACCACCTCATCGCCCTCGCCGACGGTGGACTCCACTCCGCCGGCACCCCGGACGAGGTCCTGACCGAGGAATGCGTCCGCACGGTCTTCGGCCTGGACAGCCGCATCATCGAGGACCCGGTCTCCGGCCGGCCCCTGATGCTCCCGATCGGCCGCCACCACATCCTTGCGGAGGCTCCCGGCGCCTAGCCCTCGACGGGTTCGCTCTCCGGGCCGAGAAGGGCGTCTATGACGTCGCGGAGCGGGCCCCGAAGGGCGTCGGGCGTGGCGTCGCGCAAGGGCTGGAGGCCGACGGCCGAGCGTATGACGGCGACGCCCACGCCGAGGGCCACCAGGAGCTCCGCGCGAAGCAGCCTCTCCGGGTCCTTCTCGGGGCCGGTCCCCGAGCCGTCGAGGATCTGGCGGGTGAAGTCCTGGAGGGCGGCGCGGCGCAGGGCGTCGACCTGTTCGTCGCCGGAGACGCGCAGCAGCATCAGCACGGGGTGCTCGCCGAACTCGGGCCAGGCGTCGGCGGAGAGCTGGCGGCTCAGCGCGTCGGCGAGGCGCGCACGGTCGCCGGGGACCCCGGCCGGGCCGCCGAGCGCGCGTGGCGTGCTCGCGATGGCCGCCTTGAACAGGCCCTCTTTGGAGTCGAAGTAGCGCTTGATGAGCGCGAGGTTGACCCCAGCGTCGGCGGCGACCTCCCGCAGCGTCGTCCCGTCGTAGCCGAGCCGCGTGAACCTGCGGCGCGCGGCCTCCAGGAGCGCCTGGCGCGTGGCGGCGGCATCGCGCCTACGGGGCGCTCCGGATGCGTCGGCCATCGGACGTCCTCCTTTCGCGCGACGGACCGGGCATGAGCATAGCCGCAGCCTTTCCGGTCAAGTAATCATCCGTTGACATACCCGCCCGGGCGGCGCTAACGTGCGCAAGTCATCAACTGATTACATAGTTCAGCCCAGGTCGGAGGCGTATTCCGTTGGCCCAGCAGGCCCTCCTCGTCATGGACGTCCAGCGCGTCGTCGTCGCCCGCTTCCCCGACCCGGCGTACCTGCCGCGGCTCCAGGAGGCCATCGCGAAGGCGCGTGCCGCGGGGCTCCCCGTCATCTACGTGACCGTCGGCTTCCGCCCCGGCTACCCCGAGGTCGCTCCGCAGAACCGGATGTTCGGCGGCCTCAAGCGCATGCCCTCCGCCCCCGACCCCGCCCTCAGCGACGTCCATCCCGACGTCGCCCCCGAGCCCGGCGACCCCATCGTCGTCAAGCGCCGCGTCAGCGCCTTCTCCGGCAGCGACCTGGACCTCCTCCTGCGCGCCCAGGGCATCACCCACCTCGTCCTGACCGGCATCGCCACCGGTGGCGTCGTCCTCTCCACCCTCCGCGAGGCCGCCGACCTCGACTACACCCTCACCGTCCTCGCCGACGCCTGCCTGGACGCCGACCCCGAAGTCCACACCGTCCTCACCACCAAGGTCTTCCCCATGCAGGCCGACGTCATGGACACCGCCACCTGGGCGCCCTGACCGAACCGCGCTCAACCGAGCGGGCAGTCGCCGACGGGGCCGGCGGCCGCCCGCTCGTCACGTGGACGGCCGGTCGTCCGGCAAGATGCGGGACTTGGTGCTGGGAAATATGTCATATGGCGCATTTCCGGTATTTTTTGGATTTGATTATTTGTTATCGGGGTGGGATTCGGTCGTTTACGATGAGAGGGGATTTGAGGTTATTGGGGAGGCGGGGTGGAGCCGTTGTGGGTGGGAGATCCGGAGGTTATCGGTCCTTATCGGCTGGTGGGGCGGTTGGGGGAGGGGGGAATGGGGGTCGTCTTCCTCGGCCGACGGGTCGGGTCGGCGGGCGGATGGGACGCGGTCAAGCAGATCGCCGGGGAACGGAGCGGCGATCCGCAGTACCGGCGGAGGTTCGCGCGTGAGGTGCAGGCGGCGCGGCGGGTGCGGGGGCGGTACACGGCGGAGGTGCTGGACGCCGATCCCGGGGCCAGGCGGCCGTGGATGGCCACGCAGTTCGTCCAGGGGCCGTCCCTGCGCGACGCGGTGCTGCACCACGGGCCGCTCAGCCCGTGGAACGTGCGGAGGCTGGGCGCCGACCTCGTGCGGGGCCTCTCCGCCGTCCACGCGGCGCGGCTGGTGCACCGGGACCTGAAGCCCGGGAACATCCTGCTCGCCGCCGACCGGGCGGTCATCATCGACTTCGGCGTCGCGCGGTTCACCGACGCGAGCACCCTCACGGCGGACGGAAGACAACCGGGAACGCCTGCCTATATGTCACCGGAACAGGTGAAAGGCCACACCCGCGACATCACTCATGCTTCGGACGTCTTCTCGCTGGGCTCGGTGCTCACCTTCGCCGCGACGGGCGGGACGCCTTTCGAACGGGAGGCGCGTGAGGCGGTGCAATACGCGATCGTCAATGAACCCCCACGGCTGGACGGACTCACCGGCGAACTGCACGGAATCGTCGCGGCGTGCCTCGCGCCGGTCCCGGCCGACCGCCCTGCGCTCGGCGAACTGCTCGCCCTCCTGGACGCCGCCGACATCCCCAAGGGCTGGCCCCCGCCCGTCCAGGAGATGATCACCGCCCTCGATCCGACCAGGACCGCGCCGGCCGAGACCGTCCAGGAATCTCCCGCCGTGGGGGAAGGGCTGGACGAGTTGCGCCGCCTCCTCGCCGAAGGCCGGCACACCGAGGCGGACGGCCGGACGACCGAGGTGCTCCTGGAGGCCGCCGGACGGGGAACCCAGGGCTGGCTCCGCGAGGAAGGCGCCAAGGACGTCCCCGCCGAGCTGCTCAACGAGCTCGACGCGCTGTGGGCGGCGGCCGCGCCGGCCTGGGGATTCCGGGCGCAGCTCGCCCGCCTCGCCGCCGAAGGCCTCGGCGGCTCGCGCGACTTTCGCAAGATCGCCCTCGCGCTGGGCTGGCGCCGCGACGGCGACGACCCCTACCCGCCCTATCCGGCCTTCGCCCGGCGAGCCGATGACTCCGGCCCGTTCTACCCCACCCTGCGCAGCCCGCGCCGCGAGGAGGCGCAGAGCCAGGACCAGGGCTGGTTCCGGGTCTGGACCACGAACGTGCTGGCCGTCCACGCCCGCCTCCGCAGATGGGAGAGATCGCTGTGATCGTGTTCCTGGCCCTGCTCGTCCTCGCGTTCGCCGCCGCAGCCGTGGTCACGGGGACGCGGACGGTGCCCGACGGCCATGTCGGTCTCGTCGTCCGCCGGTTCGGCATCCGCTCGAACCGGGACGACCCCCGGGTGAGTCACCTCGACGGTCCAGGGCCCCAGGCGGGCATCCTGAACGAGAACACCCGCACCTGGCTGCCATGGGGTCTCTACGACGTCCGGTTCGTTCCGCAGACGTACGTCCCCATAGGCACCGTCGGCCTCGTCGTCGCCAAGGCGGGGGCGCAGCGTCCGCCGCACGAGCCGCTCGCCGCGTACGTCGAGTGCGACCGCTTCCAGGACGGCGCGCGCTTCCTGGCCGGCGGCGGCCAGCGCGGGCCGCAGCTCGAGGTGCTCACCAGCGGCCACTACGCCATCAACCCGTTCATCTTCGATGTCCTCACCGTCGAAACGCTCGGCGGCGAGGAGCGGGAGGGCATCGTCGCCGCCGACCTGCGCGAGGTCGACGTCAAGGTCGGCGAGACCGGGGTGGTGATCACCCGCCTGGGGCAGC harbors:
- a CDS encoding DUF397 domain-containing protein, which gives rise to MSTPDPTPAWRKSSRSDGSGACVELVERGSAIAIRDSKNPGNAHLTFGRTALRVLARGLRGER
- a CDS encoding helix-turn-helix domain-containing protein, translated to MTAVGGSETSGLQRAFADELTARREAADMSRAKLAEVLGCTRQWLDKVETLKSSASSALADDLDTYFATGGSFRRLWNRFDDARKQGLIPRGYRPIIDAEQSANRISVFEPVVITGLMQTEDLARLMHQSAERPEQTDELVAIRMERQRLLDRPDAPWFTLVMREAVLRDLPKALKEQQCKHLLDRLENPKISIQIVPREEPAFTAAGFHLLSFEDEPDVAYLDAAGGHGQIVSDFREVGLLAVLFNRIRATALSARESARLIHLISEGK
- a CDS encoding iron-siderophore ABC transporter substrate-binding protein; the protein is MKRPLGRVLVTAALLAGVAGCGGSSDTKDDNASAAPAAASYPITIEHALGTTTITEKPERVATVNWANHEVPLALGVVPVGMAAANFGDDDKDGLLPWVKERLDELKAETPVLFDETDGIDFEAVADTNPDVILAAYSGLTQQDYDTLSDIAPVVAYPEIAWGTAWRDSIKLNSKAMGMEAEGDKLITSIEGEITEVVGKYPQLKDKSIMFMTHVDPGDVSEIGFYTRADTRTLFFEDLGLKVADSIVEASKDGQFAGTISAEQIDVFDDVDIITGYDSAEGGLLDIFQKDALLSKIPAIERGSAYLLPSTEPLGTAANPTPLSISWVLEDYVKALAGAADKVK
- a CDS encoding FecCD family ABC transporter permease → MTAVDASRAPDTAIVRRPARVRVLWLVVGLVVLGAVMFASVAFGSRVVGWDDVWAGLGGATGTLEEASVAKRVPRTLLAVLIGAALALAGAVMQGVTRNPLADPGILGVNMGASLTVVVAVAFFGLGSPTGYIWVAMAGAGASAVFVYVVGSLGRGGATPLKLALAGTATSAAFACLVSAVVLPRNDIAESFRLWQIGGVGGGSYERIGQVLPFLIAGFLICLLSARGLNSLALGDELAAGLGERVAVIRGCAALGAVVLCGSATAVAGPIAFVGLVVPHACRLLVGVDHRWLLPFSAITGAALLTAADVVGRVVARPQDIEVGIITALIGAPFFIHIVRRQKVREL
- a CDS encoding FecCD family ABC transporter permease, translated to MSAPALAAPPAVVKAVAEGRRRRAARRRAVIGLLAALVALGFAVTLMVGRTFYPPGDVWRVVLGEQVPGATFTVGRLRLPRGVLAVVAGFSFGIAGVTFQTMLRNPLASPDIIGISSGASAAAAIAIVSWSLGGAQVSVIAIVSALVVALLVYTLAFRDGVVGTRLILIGIGISAMLDSVTSYVLSEAAEWDLAEATRWLTGSLNGVGWEQTVPALVVLLALAPVLLAKARDLNSLQLGDDTASALGVRVERARIVLIVAAVCLIAFATAASGPIAFVAFLSGPIAARLVGAGGSLLVPAGLVGALLVLSADFIGQYAFDVRYPVGVVTGVLGAPYLVYLIVRSHRAGGSL
- a CDS encoding ABC transporter ATP-binding protein yields the protein MTTSHTLAAENLALGYGDRLVVESLDLAIPPGRITVIVGANACGKSTLLRSLSRLLPPREGRVVLDGKEVHRMNAKELARTLGLLPQSPVAPEGITVLDLVGRGRHPHQGIFSRWNDKDDVAVAAALEATQTTDLADRAVDELSGGQRQRVWIAMALAQQTDLLLLDEPTTFLDASHQVEVLDLLTDLNRDRGTTIVMVLHDLNLAARYADHLIALADGGLHSAGTPDEVLTEECVRTVFGLDSRIIEDPVSGRPLMLPIGRHHILAEAPGA
- a CDS encoding TetR/AcrR family transcriptional regulator — encoded protein: MADASGAPRRRDAAATRQALLEAARRRFTRLGYDGTTLREVAADAGVNLALIKRYFDSKEGLFKAAIASTPRALGGPAGVPGDRARLADALSRQLSADAWPEFGEHPVLMLLRVSGDEQVDALRRAALQDFTRQILDGSGTGPEKDPERLLRAELLVALGVGVAVIRSAVGLQPLRDATPDALRGPLRDVIDALLGPESEPVEG
- a CDS encoding cysteine hydrolase family protein translates to MAQQALLVMDVQRVVVARFPDPAYLPRLQEAIAKARAAGLPVIYVTVGFRPGYPEVAPQNRMFGGLKRMPSAPDPALSDVHPDVAPEPGDPIVVKRRVSAFSGSDLDLLLRAQGITHLVLTGIATGGVVLSTLREAADLDYTLTVLADACLDADPEVHTVLTTKVFPMQADVMDTATWAP
- a CDS encoding protein kinase domain-containing protein, with product MGRLGEGGMGVVFLGRRVGSAGGWDAVKQIAGERSGDPQYRRRFAREVQAARRVRGRYTAEVLDADPGARRPWMATQFVQGPSLRDAVLHHGPLSPWNVRRLGADLVRGLSAVHAARLVHRDLKPGNILLAADRAVIIDFGVARFTDASTLTADGRQPGTPAYMSPEQVKGHTRDITHASDVFSLGSVLTFAATGGTPFEREAREAVQYAIVNEPPRLDGLTGELHGIVAACLAPVPADRPALGELLALLDAADIPKGWPPPVQEMITALDPTRTAPAETVQESPAVGEGLDELRRLLAEGRHTEADGRTTEVLLEAAGRGTQGWLREEGAKDVPAELLNELDALWAAAAPAWGFRAQLARLAAEGLGGSRDFRKIALALGWRRDGDDPYPPYPAFARRADDSGPFYPTLRSPRREEAQSQDQGWFRVWTTNVLAVHARLRRWERSL